The proteins below come from a single Stomoxys calcitrans chromosome 1, idStoCalc2.1, whole genome shotgun sequence genomic window:
- the LOC106092067 gene encoding importin-7, with protein MDHQKLTELLRATIDPNPEQRKAAEDQLAQIRKIIGFVPTILQIVMNNNVDQPVRQAGAVYLKNMISSNWADHEVQPGEPIPFSIHEQDRAMIRSSIVDAIVHSPELLRVQLAVCLNCIIKNDFPGRWPQVVDNISIYLQNPDVKGWNGALITMYQLVKTYEYKRSEERAPLNEAMNLLLPMIYQLMVNLMNDPSEASVLMQKQILKIYYALTQFSLPLDLITKETFSQWMEICRQIAERPVPDCSHLDDDEKPEFAWWKTKKWALHIMVRMFERYGSPRNVISDKYQKFAEWYLPTFTQGVLDVLLKILDQYRNNIYVSPRVLTDVLAYIKNAVSHAFSWKLIKPHMVAIIQDVLFPIMSFSDQDQELWETDPHEYIKLKFDIFEDYATPVPAAQSLLHSCCKKRKGILPKAMTIIMQIITSPNADNKQKDGALHMIGTLADVLLKKRIYRDQVENMLTTYVFPEFQNSAGHMRARACWVLHYFSEIQLKNPQILAEIIRLTTHSLLNDQELPVKVEAAIGLQMFLSCQDGAAQYCEAQIKEITKELLTIIRETENEDLTNVLQKIVCTFSEQLLPVAIEICQHLATTFSHVLEAEDGGDEKAITAMGLLNTIETLLTVMEDHPEVMSSLHPIVINVVGHIFQNNITDFYEETFSLVYDLTSKTISPEMWQMLELIYQVFQKGGMDYFVDMMPALHNYVTIDTPAFLSDPVRLLAMFEMCKTMLTSNPGEDHECHAAKLLEVIILQCKGQIDSVIPVFVELALGRLTREVQSSELRTMCLQVVIAALYYNPQLLLSILDKMSQQNNEPISSHFIKQWIHDTDCFLGIHDRKLCVLGLCTLISLGDSKPQVLSEVSSKIIPSLILLFDGLTRAYESRAQEEEEEEEEENDDCEEALSSDEDEIDEFAPDYLEKLAEFSKAKASEAGFEMKAEIKDDEDEDDEDEEDSIDELNETALEGFTTPIDDEEDENAIDEFVTFKNVITALSTQDQAWYALLTSGLTPEQAKALQDVVTTADQRKAAKESKLIEKRGGFAFTQQTVPSTFKFGS; from the exons ATGGATCACCAAAAGCTGACAGAATTGTTGCGTGCAACAATTGATCCTAATCCCGAACAGAGGAAGGCGGCAGAAGACCAATTGGCACAG aTCCGTAAAATTATTGGATTTGTACCAACAATTTTACAAATTGTTATGAACAATAATGTTGACCAACCTGTACGTCAAGCTGGTGCtgtttatttgaaaaatatgaTATCTAGCAATTGGGCCGATCATGAAGTTCAACCTGGAGAACCCATACCATTTTCTATACATGAGCAAGATCGTGCCATGATACGCAGCTCGATAGTAGATGCAATTGTACATTCTCCAGAACTTTTGCG TGTCCAGCTAGCTGTATGCCTTAATTGCataataaaaaatgattttccCGGACGTTGGCCTCAGGTTGTTGACAATATTAGCATATATTTGCAAAATCCCGATGTCAAGGGATGGAATGGTGCTTTAATTACTATGTATCAATTGGTTAAAACCTATGAATACAAACGCTCGGAAGAACGAGCCCCCCTCAACGAAGCTATGAACTTGTTATTACCCATGATATATCAACTGATGGTTAATTTAATGAATGATCCATCTGAGGCTTCTGTGCTGatgcaaaaacaaatattgaagATATACTATGCGTTGACACAGTTCAGTTTGCCTTTGGACTTAATAACAAAAGAAACCTTCTCACAGTGGATGGAGATATGTCGCCAAATTGCCGAACGGCCAGTACCAGATTGCTCGCATTTGGATGATGACGAAAAGCCAGAATTTGCATGGTGGAAAACGAAAAAATGGGCTTTACACATTATGGTTCGCATGTTTGAACG CTACGGAAGTCCACGTAATGTAATAAGCgacaaatatcaaaaattcgCAGAATGGTATTTGCCCACCTTTACGCAAGGTGTTTTGGATGTTCTGCTTAAGATATTGGATCAATATCGCAACAACATTTATGTTTCACCGCGCGTTCTTACCGATGTTCTCGCATATATTAAAAATGC cgtCAGCCATGCCTTCTCATGGAAAttaattaagccccatatgGTTGCTATTATTCAAGATGTTCTTTTCCCAATTATGTCTTTTTCTGATCAAGATCAAGAGTTATGGGAAACTGATCCTCATGAgtatataaaattaaagttCG ATATATTCGAGGATTATGCTACACCAGTACCCGCTGCGCAATCTTTGTTGCACTCTTGCTGTAAGAAGCGCAAAGGCATTTTGCCCAAAGCCATGACAATTATTATGCAG ATTATAACATCTCCAAACGCGGATAACAAACAAAAGGATGGTGCTCTGCATATGATCGGTACATTGGCGGATGTTCTTCTGAAGAAACGTATATATCGGGACCAAGTGGAAAATATGCTTACTACATATGTTTTTCCCGAATTCCAAAATTCCGCCGGTCATATGCGAGCAAGAGCTTGTTGGGTTTTACACTACTTTAGTGAAATCCAActaaaaaatccacaaatttTGGCCGAAATTATACGCTTAACAACACACAGCCTATTGAATGACCAGGAGTTGCCGGTTAAAGTTGAAGCAGCTATTGGCCTCCAAATGTTCTTGAGCTGCCAGGACGGGGCGGCTCAATACTGtgaagctcaaattaaagaaatcacCAAAGAGTTACTGACTATAATTAGAGAAACTGAAAACGAGGATCTTACCAATGTTCTACAGAAAATCGTATGCACATTCTCCGAACAACTGTTACCTGTGGCTATCGAGATTTGTCAACATTTAGCTACAACATTTAGCCATGTATTGGAGGCAGAGGATGGAGGTGATGAGAAAGCCATCACAGCTATGGGTTTGTTGAATACAATTGAAACTTTGCTGACTGTGATGGAGGATCATCCGGAGGTCATGAGCAGTTTACACCCGATTGTTATAAATGTGGTGGGCCACATATTCCAAAACAATATCACTGATTTCTACGAAGAAACCTTCTCATTGGTCTATGACTTAACTTCGAAAACCATATCTCCAGAAATGTGGCAAATGTTAGAATTGATTTATCAAGTTTTCCAAAAAGGGGGCATGGACTATTTCGTGGATATGATGCCGGCATTGCACAATTATGTGACCATTGATACCCCAGCTTTCCTATCTGATCCAGTGCGTTTACTGGCAATGTTCGAAATGTGCAAAACT ATGCTTACTAGTAACCCTGGCGAAGATCACGAGTGTCATGCAGCCAAATTACTAGAAGTTATTATTCTTCAATGTAAAGGGCAAATTGATTCTGTAATACCTGTTTTCGTCGAGTTGGCCCTGGGACGTCTAACGAGAGAAGTACAATCTTCAGAATTGCGAACAATGTGTTTACAG GTTGTTATTGCCGCTTTGTACTACAATCCTCAACTGTTGCTGTCAATTTTGGATAAAATGTCTCAACAAAATAATGAACCCATATCATCCCACTTCATAAAACAATGGATTCACGACACTGACTGCTTCCTTGG TATCCACGATCGTAAGTTGTGCGTCTTGGGCTTGTGTACACTCATATCGTTGGGCGACAGTAAACCTCAAGTATTGAGCGAAGTCTCTAGTAAAATTATACCCTCTCTAATTTTGCTTTTCGATGGATTAACACGTGCCTATGAATCACGTGCACAGGAagaagaggaggaggaggaagaaGAAAACGACGACTGCGAAG AGGCATTGTCCAGTGATGAAGATGAAATTGATGAATTTGCGCCGGACTATTTGGAGAAACTGGCCGAATTCAGTAAAGCTAAAGCATCTGAAGCTGGCTTTGAAATGAAGGCTGAAATCAAAGATGATGAAGACGAGGACGACGAAGACGAAGAAGATTCCATAGATGAATTAAACGAAACTGCCTTGGAGGGCTTTACTACCCCTATCGACGATGAAGAAGACGAAAATGCAATCGACGAATTTGTAACATTCAAGAACGTTATAACTG CTTTGTCCACTCAAGATCAGGCCTGGTATGCCCTACTGACTTCTGGTTTGACACCAGAACAGGCCAAAGCACTGCAGGATGTTGTGACGACAGCAGATCAACGAAAAGCCGCTAAGGAATCTAAACTAATCGAGAAGCGTGGAGGTTTTGCCTTTACCCAGCAAACAGTACCATCAACATTCAAATTCGGTTCATAA